A stretch of DNA from Coccidioides posadasii str. Silveira chromosome 1, complete sequence:
AAGTCCAATCGTTAACGAGATCGGTGAGCAAAAAGATATGATCTCGGATCAGAAACAACTCCAAATCGTTGCTATCGATGGCGAATGACCAGGTGTGCAAAGTATTCCACTCCAGGGGATTGGATAAATCACAGGAAATTTTTTGGCGGCCGGAATGCCACAAAACACCGTGGTTCACGCTCGACGTCAACTTGCTTCCCTGTAAATCAAGAACAAGCTTATTGCAGTACCCTGCTTGGGTTGCCACCATGTCCATCTGGTAGTCAAGCTTTGACCCTCGTTCTATCACCAAGGCGAGCCAACCGAATGGTCGAATATCAGGGCCATGACTTCCTGTATCCCCTTCCTTGCCCCGGGgatgtttcttttctttctgatTTTTAGTTTTTGAAGCACCTTTAGCCACCTCCGCTCTACCCTTCCATATCCAGTCCTTAGAAGGTTCTCTGGTAGGAATTCTTAAATTCGTCTGATCCTTAAAGTCCACTGTGAAAGTGAATTTTGTGCTCTGTCTCCAGTGTCCCAAACTCAGGGGAGAGGCAGCTTGGGAATCGCGATAAGGGTTAGGGAAAAGAATTGCCTGGAGGTTGGCACGCTCCCTATCTGCCCAAGGGCCGTAATTTACCATACCCCCTTTCACCGACAAATGAATGCCCCATTCAGGCGGCTCTGCACCATTTATATCATCCAGCATTCTGCGAACTGATGATGCTGGGCCAATGCGCTGCGCTAATACTCTGCCGGGAATGTCCCAGTGATACCTGACCGTGATGCTAGGACAGTCTAGTATGGTCGAAAAGCGCCCATACTCAACAGCATTCCAGCCCTCATGCTCATTGCGGCTCTCCTCGTCGAGGTATCTCGTAAGGCCCAACCAATGCGATGCCCCTGGCAAGGTATCGAACAAACTTCGTGTCGACCTAGGCTGGTTCGAACCTTGATGGACGCGAAATGATTCAACAGACCTTTGAAAATAAGGGATGAGATCACGAAGGTTATTCCATAACTTTTTTCTGCGATGTCGAACTGCCCAATGTAATCGTTGTCTTCGGCTTTGTTGGTCAGTATCAGTATCATGCCGCATGGATTTCGCCGCAGCCAATTGGGAGTGTTTGAAATCTGGATTTGGTTTAAGTTGTACAACAGGGTGGAGCAACTCAAATTCAAAGATTTGCTTGAATATATCAAGCGGACCCGAATTTCCAGCGTCTATTTTTCCAAATCCCCTTTCAAAGGTTGCTGCCAAGATGGATTTGGTGTGCTCATTACCAACAACCAAAGCCCCTTTGTAACAATTAACCCAGACAGGGAGCAACGAAAGAAATTTGGGTAGTTTTAGATCAGCACCTAAATCACACACAGAGTCAGACTCTGGGAGACTTTGCGGAGTCGGGGCATCTTTTCGATTGCCGGACtgaaaatcatctttctgtTTGTTCGACACTTCGACCTGGGGCTCCTTGACTTCTTGTATGGACATGCTACCCCGCTTGTCTTCTCCAACTTCGCTCTTGACATCGTGGGGGTTGGTTTGAGTCGAACTCCGGAACCCATCAAGGATTGTATCATATGCTGCGCTTCTATTATAAACAAACCATTCTACTCCATGGAGCGTGATTTCAATGCGGCAAGGACGTTGgtttttcttcttaataTTCTCAGCTTTTCCGGTCCTATACTCTGGGCTTCTCCCACTTCCCCCCTGACTTGTTTTGGACGTCCCGCAAGAATCATTACCGGCTTGACGTGTTCGTTCTTGAATAAGTTCGGTATCTCTAACGGAGCGCAGCCAGTATTTCCAGGTAATATAACCCCACTGGACCAATATTGTCTCATTCTCTCCATGGTATTGGACGCCTTTGAAAAATACTCTCCCCCCTAACAGCGATATCTGAAGGGCATGGATATCAATATAGATACGATAGTAATGCCACGTATAAGCCCGGATTCCATAAGATAAGAGCGTCGCAAATAATCTGTTGAAATAGAAGAGGAAGAATAGTGTCCTGAAGCATTTTCGCATTAGTTAGTTTTCAAGTTATGGCGTACCAGGAGGAGAACTTACAGGATACCGCAAACGATGAGCTCAACCAGAAACACCCTAGCAAGTGGCCATCAGCATTGCCAATTACACAGTCTCAGGGCCGCTATTTACTTACCAGTTGAACTGAGGGACAGCATCTAAGGGCTGAGCAGTTAGCTTGCCCTGCGCGATGTTTGGCAGTCGGGTCGGTGACGACATTGGACCCGTGCATTTCGTATTCTCGAAATCATCATCGGAAGACAGAAATAGCACCGTGCACTTCTAGAGATTCGCTTTGACAGTGGCTATCATTCTTTGTCTCGAACGTCGAGGTGACTGACTACCGATTGACGACGGGGAATTGCGTTGGGAGCTCGGGCGGACCGTGGTTTGTCGCCCGGTCTTGGCGGTCCAATGACGCAGCGCGCGTGAGCTGGACTCACCCGTCAACTCTGGCAGCTCCACTCCGCATTGAGAGCTCCGTGCTTCAAACGCCAGTGCAACCTTACAGATTTTGACAACAGAATTGTCTCGCAGTCATGCTGGTCAAATTGCTCTAACTATAAGCAGCAGCTTTGGATAATGATATAGACCGCAACGCGATCGCCTGCGCCTAGGCATGGACGTGTTTTGTTTCCGTCTCGTTATATCTGCATTTCGCGAACAATGTCGACGATGGAGTTTCGAGCCCTGTCTGGTGGCACAGGCTCGAGCCTTGCGAGGGCCACTGTGATAGTTGCTGGAGTTGCTTCATTAATTGCGTCCCTGCTCTCCATCGTGTACGTTTGTTTCTTCCACTCCTGCGATTAGGCATCCGCTAACATAGGTTGACTAGGTCTATCTGGCTCCAACTGTGAGAATTTCCCGTTTTATTACAGCATCGAGCTGGAAATTGACCAAACTATGACAGGAAAAACTATCGCAAGCCTCTTCTCCAGAGATATGTCGTTCGAATCCTCTTAATGTACGTGCATCTTCCTGCGTCGCACTTTGATGACACCGTTTCTAAACAGCTTCAGGGTGCCCATATACTCAGTGTCGTCGTGGACAAGCATAATTTCATTACAAGCTTCATCTTGGACTGCTCCAATTCGCGATATTTATGAGGTACGACCGCCTCCTCTCCTCGGTCGCTTTCGGACCTAAGCGCTGACATGAGTCTCCAGGCGTTCACAATCTATACCTTCTTTCAACTCCTGATAAATTTCCTTGGCGGTGAACGGGCCCTCATTATTATGACCCACGGCCGCCCGCCGGTGCAGCACACATGGCCGCTCAATCAATGTCTCTCGAAGGTTGATATTTCTGATCCTCTTACCTTCCTGGCGATTAAACGCGGCATCCTTCAGTATGTATGGCTGAAACCTATCCTTACGGTAATCGCTATTATCTTGAAAGCGACAGGGACATACCAAGAAGGTTACCTTGGGCTATCCTCTGGCTACCTGTGGACCGGAATAGTGTACAATATCAGTGTGACCGTCAGCCTGTATTCACTGGCTCTCTTCTGGGTTTGTATGCACGATGATCTTAGACCATTCCGACCTGTGCCCAAATTCCTTTGCGTAAAACTTGTTATTTTCGCGTCGTACTGGCAAGGGTTTTTCCTATCGATTCTTCAGTGGCTAGGAGCGTTATCGAATGGACCTCTAGGCTACACTCCGGACAACTTGGCTGCGGCAATTCAGGATAGTCTAATTTGTTTTGAAATGCCCATATTTGCGGTCTTTCACTGGTATGCTTTCTCATGGCACGACTATGCAAATCCGACAATATCTGCTGCACGGATGCCGATTATATACGCCCTTCGGGATGCATTTGGAATAAAAGATCTCATTCAAGATTCGAAGGAGACATTTCGAGGGGAGAACTATGAATATAGAAAATTCGATTCTGGCGATAACGTTATTGCACATGAAGAATCGCACTCTCGCGTAGCGCGGGTGATGGATGGGATGAGGTATGAACGAGGTGGAAAGGCAAAGTACTGGATTCCCAAACCCGGACAAGCAAATAGTAGAACGCCATTGCTACAATCGCCATCCAGCCGGCGAGAATCTCTACCCTGGTCAAGAAGAGACAGCAGGGGTGACGTTCGCCAGTCATATACAGATTGTGACGAAATCACACTTGATGACGAGGACGAAAGACTGTTTACAAATGCGCGGGCGTTGGAGTTTGGTGATTGGCATGTGAGTATGGTCAAAAGCAGAAATTGCCAATCCATCTAATATAATCATTAGTACCCTGTTATTACGGCGAACGAAGTCCCCAGAGATCAATTGCTGCCATCGCGATCAAGATCCTTTACCGCAATCAAGTACCAACATCCCCCGGAAGGAAACCAAGTCAAAAGATCGTCACGACACCGATGTAGACGCATCCAAGGCGAAGGCTCCCAGGAGCCATCCGCGAATAGTATAGCTAAGAAGCCTAGAAGAACAAGACGAAGCCGGCAAAACGTGGAATTTGGATCATCGAGTAACTCGAAGCCAACAAACGACCAATTGGTAGACATAGTGGATGATGTTGAAAGTGCTGATAAGGAAAGGGGACGCGCTCGTGCTGCGGGAAAAGAGCCACATCACTTAGCTGAATCCCGATTGATGTAAGTTGATGGGTAACCCTGGGCCCTCTTGAGTTGAGCAACGTTAACGTATCTCTCTATAGAAGCCGATCCTCTAGTGGAACATTGGTCCAGAAGGATGGGCCAAACGAAACTGAAGCAGGACCCTCAACGTCACTTCCTGGCGAGGATGATGACTCCCAAGACGAAAGACAAAGGCTTCTTAGCCACATTGAAGACGGCGTATTCAATGAAGAACGGGCTGCTTGGGGCTAGGCTAATGGCAGAACTTTCCTTTCAATGAGAAATAGGGCTTGCGAGCAGGTCATTCTATACTTCTTATCTGTTTGGATACATTATTATTTCCAAGGAGTTAAAATTTTGGTTTGGCGTGCGGATTTACCTCTTCGAGTGTTTCCTCTGTACTTTTGATGTAGtttgttttttttgttcttttcgGCTGTGGACTCTCTGCGTCCACGACAAGTATCTTCTCAGTTGATGATTCACTGGACTATCATCTGATACCAAATTTAGCACATCTTGTGCAATAGTTTGATCctctgataataaagatgctTGGAACGCACAAGGATGATCAGAGCACGCGCACGGCTGGGATCTCCTGATCTGGACGTGAAACATGGGCTCACGCGGTCGTTCCCTGATAGGTGCGCTCAAACTAGCCCCTGGCGATGACACACTTCACTATCATCTCATACACCCCCCAAGCGCCGGCTGGAAGTTGTCTCTCGTCCTTTCATTAAATTAGAAGGAGAAAGCGAAGTactaaaaaaaagagagccTTAAAATCTCTTGACTCAATAGCTCAAGATTGCAAGTCCAGCTGTCTCTGAATGGCCATTGTGTTTTGCATGGGTTACGTTGGACTTGCATGGCCTTGACCTGTCCACCAGCCAATCGACAATGATGGTTCTGGGTGACGCTAAACGAAACCCACAGGGCGCATCGCCGTCACCATTCAAGACACTGCATTAGTCGCCGGCACAAACACTCGCAAATGGCCAGAAAGTTTGTCCCGCGCGTGAGATGGCCTTGGTTGCCGTGTCAAGTTCCACAATTGGCTGGTTCGCACGTCCTGCAAATGATGTCCAACCCCATCACACCAAGTCTTCATGGCTGAGACCCCCACTATCAAACTGCCAGTTGGTTGCTATTCCTGGCCTGCCATGGCCGACTTGGGGTTTCCATGCCTCCCGTCTGACACGGGGTTCCCTGTGGAGGACCGTGTGAAGGTTTATCTCGCTTGCAAGCTCCCCATCCTCTTTAACATTCTCATTTCCACATTTTCCGGGTTCCTACCTCTAACCACTGTGTCTACATTCCAAGGGGCTGTTCTTCTGGCTGAATTGCCATGGAACCGGCCCGCTAGATATAGTTGTGTTGATGGAGTGGGTAGGCTCAGCGTTGAGGAAATGGGCCGGGTCTTGCTTCCCGTGCGTTTTACCGGAAAATGAGAGGCGCACTCCTATTCATCGGGAGCAAAGGCCGGGTGAGTGACCCAGACACGAGTCAACTTTTCCCATATCTGCATCTTGCTGACTCGGCAACCAGGCGTGGAGCGAGTCGTCCCAATCTACAATAATCAGCAACCAAAGGCAATTCCGCCTATGAAGCTGGTTATCTACGGCGACTTGCCCAGTCCAAACGAGCCCCATCCGCCCTTTCTGAACATCTCCAAATGGAAAACGGAGGGCAGGGACCTCGCGTCTAAATTGAACAAACGGAAAGGCCTGCTGAGCAGGGTTGTGTCTACAAATGAACAAAAACGGCGCATGATAAGCGCGCCCACAGATTTCCGGCGGGTTCCAACTCAAGTTAACCGACGTCTATCTTTTCGACCTTTGGAGCTGAGTATATATTTGCCTGGAAACCGACTTCCAGATTTACCCGAATTTTGTGATTTTGACCTTGACGGTCCAAGGGTGCCGCCCAAGGCGATATGGTCCCCATCCTTCAATTCTCATCATCGTCGATACTCCGACACGCCTTCTACCTTCAGCGTTCCTCGCAAGCCAGTTGGTTCTCTAAGGGACAGATCCTCTCTGATCGGCGATCAAGATAGTTATATGGGACACCGAAGTACGCTCTCCGACTCGAGGTTATCTCAATCCATGTCTTCTCCTTCGATAAATAGATTCAATAATAAACGGATTGCGCTGCATAATAGATCGCAGAGTTCGCCCGTTGCTAGCCCTACGTCACCTATAGGGTCAAACATCAACGAGGAGACACCTCCTTTGGTTGGCGGAAATCTGTTGTACTCCCCGGTGGCCAACTCATCCGCTCCATCATCACCCCTTTCAGATTTTGCCATGTCAACCGTTCCCAAAACCCCTCCCACTCGTTCTGACTCGTTCGCACATTGGCTTATGAACTCCCCTTCATCGCCAAATTCTGTGCAACAAACACTTCCAAAACATTCCTCATCTTACACCAAACGATGCCGCCAAATTAGCAACTCCACTGTGTCAACAGCTACGTCCTTTACAGCTGCTTCTCGAAGGACGCACTCGTTGGCTAGTTCAATGACATCCGCTGGAACTCTATATCAGTCCACACCCGTCAGAGATGTCAGTGACAAAACGTATGAACTGCCGTTGGACAACGTCTCCAGAGGAAAACTAGACTATCCACGCTACGAAGAAGTGTATCCTACTATTTACGAGAGCGGACAATATCGTTTTACTCCAACGATGCCAGACTCTCCACGGACATTCGGTACGGCTGATATTGGGTTAGCTTTTTGACGTATGACGTGTAGGAGTGGCATGGACATGAGTTATTGCAAGACACTCTTGTGCTACGTCGACTCAAGATTTTGATATGATTTTTCATCCGCGAAAAGCGGGCTAATATACTACTTCTATTCTATATACCCGGTAAATAATGCCTTACTACTGGTACATTCAGGTTTGCGAGGACAAAAATTCAATGGGGCGGCTAGAATCAAATTTGATAGTTAATCTCGGCTCTTCTTAATCAATCGTTCTCAAGCCTTTTCGTGTttaatctcttgctcttgCGTAACTAACTATCCAGTCCTGTTTAGCTATGTAGCTACCAGCTGATTTCCAATCTCTTACGAGGATAATCTTCCGCACTTTGGAGTCCACGTTTTCCTCGGGACTAGCTTTGCAGTCTCAACCGGCCCTGTCGAGCAGATCACAAGGAAAAGGAAGGTCGAGCAGGATTCCGACCCCCTCATTCAAGGTTTCACAATGCGGAGTTGAAAAGAGGGGAACTGGACGGGCGCGACGATCTGCGTCCTGGCTTTTAGCGCCATAATTCTTTAATTAAACGGGTTAACGGTCTGTCTCAGGCCAGAGGCTGACGGTGATCTGGAGTGCACGCACGGAAGAAGACCgtgtgttttctttttccgaACGATCGTTTTGCGATTTCGAATGGGCCGTTCATTATCGTATTTGTTTCTGCTCGAGACGAGTACTATCACGATCCATGCCCCCAGGTTACCAACCTGCAGGAATCCAGGGACCTCGGCAAGCTAAGCTTCGGAGCGTGGGTTATTAATACCCATGTCCCGGGATGGATGTATAAGCATGGCACTAAGTGTGCTCAGTATACTCCGTAACTCATATTCGATATTGCTGGCGGAGGACACACACGAGACGATACAACGGGTTAATTATCAATTCATCAAGATCCCACGTCGTTGTCTCCCTCCACCATGACGAATCGCATAGAACAGGCATTGCTTCAACGATCTACCATGCGGACTGTGTCCATACTTGTGAGGCCGACACATTTCTGAGACTAAAAGAATTAGAGGTAGAAGACTCCGGGTTATGGATGCTCCATCCAAGATTCGAATAGCACTAGGAGCCCCGTACATAACGCTAGTAACACAAGATAGGGAGCTATAGATCCGGAATTTTCAGCCAGTATTAAAGGCAGAAAGAGTTATCTATCAAGATAGCTGACGAATCAACCCAGAGTGCATTGCCAACAAACATGTGAGAAAAGGTCCAGGGTAGTCTAAAACGGGCTCCCATAAACCTCAGCAAGCCAAACCAGGGAGATAATTACGCATGGGTATATCGCTTCAAAGTGACAAATACAAATCTCGGTAACTCGATGGGTATCTATGAATCAACAATTGCAACGCCCTCTGACGAGCCATAAACCGGCACATGCTGGGGAACTTCGTCTTTCTGCATTCCAAGCATTTCCCATGCGGGGTCCATGGCACCCGTATTCCTCGAGGACAAGAAGCTGTTACCGCTATCCACGACAGAGGATTGATTAACCCTGTGTTTTTCCAAACAGAAAATTGATTTTTTCCGTTCTTTCCGTCCTCGAGCCCGTTCTTGATGTACAATTTCATCCTTCCATTGACTCCACTGCTCATACTGTTCTCGTTGCTTTATCGCATGGTATCGCACCGTAGATTTAATGGGTCTCCACGCCAAACGATTAGAACTGTCTGCCGGAAGACTAGATTTTATATCGACGAGCTTAGATTCTTTCGTCAATTTGACGAGGTAGCTCAACACATCTTGACTCTCTGACGTTGCCAAACGCTCACTCGATCCGGAATGAGGAGTAACTTTGGGGCACACCAAGGGTGTATCGAGCCAAGACTGTATATGGTTCGCTCGCTGCACAGAGTATGGATCTAGGAGATGTGCTCTGCGGTTATCATCACGCAGGAACCGCACTGCAGCTTGGAGACTGGCAACCTCCGCGCGAAGTGCATCATTCTCTCGAATGACGGATAGAGATGCTGCAGCGTTCACGGGTATTGTTCCGTCTGGGCCGACCGAACTCCCATCCGAGCCAGACGCTCTCTTCAATTTCTCCCATTTGTTCCGGTAATCGTCCCGTTCCTTTGCAATGTTTTGGATATCTCCCGATTGCCTATCCATAATGTCCAGTAACTCCACTTCCTTCGAGTGAGACGCTTCCAATTTGGACTCCATTTCTTTCACCAATGCCGCTTTCTTCCCAGCTTCACGCATTCGAGATTCCAAAAGCTCGATCTTGATAGTTTGCTCCTCAAACACTTTATCCTTGAGGCCCAACGCCGTGGATGCTTCATTGAGCTCACTCCTAAGACGACGGAGCTCCTCCTCGGTATCCGGTGACACGGTTTGATTGGATTTAAGTTCTTTGGCGCGGGATATCCATGGAGCAGGCAGGCGCTCAAATTCAATAGTCTGAGAAAGATCGGATGAGACGGAGCTGGCTTCATCAAGGTATCCCCCTAGCATACGAATCTTGTTTGCAAGGAAAGAAAGTGCGTCACTGGTGTCAAATTGGGGCGCGGATGGTTGGCACACAGACGCAACAGTCTGTGCCATCGAACCGACAATCTCAGCATACGTGATGGGCTCCGCACGACCCTCCTCAGTAATAAGTGGAAGTAGATTTTCTCCTAGCTGTCTTGCAACTTCCGATATCTCCTTCGCAGCTTGTTCCGTCCTCTCAAAAACTTCCGCAGAGAATTCTGACAAGGACAACGAACTTGATCTTAATTCGTCAAAAGAGCGAGTGATTTTCCCACTAATGACCTTAGAGCCTCTTGCCTGTCCGGCTAGTGCATCTATTTTTTGAAGCAAAAATGATCCTTCCTCGTCGTCCTCTTTTTCAGGCAATCTGGTCTGGAGTACCAGCTTCAAGTGAGATAGCGAGGAAGCCGTGTTTTCCATATAAGTTTGTGTCAAAACGCATTGCATATAAACCTCATCAGCGGAAGCTGCGGTAGACGGAGGAATGAGGGTCTCCGCAAGATGCGAAAGGAGCGCGATGGACCGCTGGAGCTCTTCTGCGCATTTCCTTTCATTCAACTCGCTCCTTTTTAAATTCTCAATCGAAGCGTTCAAAATCCGCTCAACAGGATCGAGCTCATAAAGGGCGCCTTCAAATTTCGCAAATTCTTCACTTGAGCAGCCATGGACAAATTTTACAAATCTCTCACACAGTAGCGATATCCATGTGAGTTTCTCGAGGAGATCATATGCTGTGAGACTATCGGGTTCCAACGCGACAGGCGAGGAAAGTTCCGCTACTCTTTCGCGCACAGTATTGCCCATTAATGAAGACTTGAACCCGACCCTTTTGAAGCGGAGAAGGGCTAGAATTGGGTTCTTTTCGGTGTCAAAGTATTCCGGCAAGTATTCCTTCATGATAGCTAAATGTTGTGCAGATTCTTCGGCTTCCATTCGACCCAATTCCAAGTCAATAGTCTTTACTTGTGCTTTGGCCGCGGAAGCCTGAAGCTTGAGATTCAAGTCAATCATGGCTCTAGACCGGGCTGATAGGTCGTTCGCTTCCGTCTCCGAGATTTGTTGAGAAACGCGCATATCTTCTAGGTCGCTTTGGAGATTGGTCACTAGTTCTCTGAACTTTGACAAGGTATATTCTAGATCTTCGATGACCTCGTCTTGATGGGCGATTTTTCGGTTTTGCTCGTGATAAATGCTGTCCCGATAGTCAAGTTCATCCTGTAGCTGCTTCTCAGTTTCCACGTGAGTGATTTCAAGCTCATCGCTTAGCTCCTTCAGATTCTCCAGGTCCTCTATCGCAGCCTTCAACTCGCTGATTTGCTCTTGGTATTGCATGTTCTTTTCGGAGAGTTCTTCAATCATTTCTTCGGCGCCCAAAGCCTCTACTTGCTGCTTCAGCTCTTCCATGTTAGCCTCTGTTACCGTCAACTGCTCTTTTGTGCTCTCATATCTGGCCTTGAGGGCAGCGTAGCCCTCTAGATCCTCTTCCAGCTCCTTTATCTGACTTTTCAGGTCTGCCTCTTGCTGCTGAGTCATATCACGGAGCCGTATCAGAGCCTCACGTAACCTCTCGTTGGTCCTTTCCATCTGTAACCATCCTTGACTCGACCTTTCTTCCGGGCTTGTCACTTGGCCTAATTCTTGATTCTCCTCTCTCAGAACCTCCACTTCCAGCTCTAACTCTTCAGTCCTCATCTTAAGGGCCTCATATTCAGCCTTAATGGCTTCCGCGACTTCTTCGGCCATCTCTCGGTCTAAGGCCGCCATCTCTAGAATCGACTCATGTTCAGCCTGGAGCCTCTCAATTTCTTCGACCCTTGACTCAGCCTCTTTTAGCTGTCTGCGGAGATGTGCGATTTCCTGCTGCTGAGGCTGGTACTTAGCTTGTAGTTTCTGAATAATTCCTTCGTATTTCTCCTTCTCGGCCTGTATCGTCTCAAGCAGTTGCATTTTCTCTCGATCTTCTGCGCGCTTCTTCTCCATAACGCGTAGCTTAGCTTTCAAATCCTCAAGCTCCTTAGCAACTGAACTACTGTTGGAAAGGGACCGACGATGTGCCGCAGGAGAAAGTGACAAACGGGAAGCGCCTGGGGATTGAGAAGCGTCATGGCTTGAATCGAGAAACGAAGAGTCTATCCTCACAGAACCCTCGTTCGTTTCGCTTGACGGGCTTCCCGTACTCTGTGGACTCGCTGATTTTGCTGCTGTTTGTCTCAGGGACATCCGCTTCGCCGGGGAGATGGCACTCGAGCGTGGTTGAAGTCCTGGCTTAGACAACCTGTTAGGAGTGGCCAATGGTGATTGTCGAGGTGCCTTGGCGGCAGGTGTAGTGGTAGCTGGGGGCGGCATTGATGCTCGATTCGGTAAACCTGGTCTGTTTTTCGGGGTTGACAGAGGTGGCTTTGAGATAGAGGGGGTCGTTCGAGATAGAAGAGCGGACTTTTCCGACAATTGTTTTGTCGGGGATTTCGTAGGTGACTAAGTAGATATCAAATTAGTTACCGCCATTGATCATGAAAGGATGGAATAGCTTACCCGCAGTGAACGACCTTGCGCTGCGAGTTTAGAAACCGGTGATGGACTGCTAGTATTTGAGCCCTGCCGTTTCACCGCAGTCGTAGATAGCACGCTTTGCCTCCTGGTTCCAGTCTTACTTCCTGGCGTAGTGCTGGGGGCCCTGCCCCTGATATCCTGCGACAAATGTTTTGGCGGTGGTTTCGCATCCTCTTTTCTCGGCTGCTCGAGAACCGCAGTAACAGCAGTGGGACGAATGAACATGCCATAGTTCTGCTCGCAGTCAAAGTAGCGTTCTCCCTGAACAGCTCCATCGTTCTTCCCTGTCGGCTCTTCCAGCTCAATTCCAATCCACTCTCCAGGGGCGAAATGCGTTGCTCCGATAAAGCGAATTATGGCGCGTCGACGGTCAGGCAGGCTGATAACTTGACCAACAACGTGGCCCGCCATTGTTGCATCCCTCGCTGCCAAAGAACCACACGGCTAACGCGTCGGTTTTATCGACCTTCCTCCCAGCGTTGCTTGTTTCATGCACGATAACATTGGAAGTACCTCTGGCACCCCCTAAGCCCAATCTGGCAAAGCGCCATTAGCGACCGGGAAGGTTCCAATTCCGACA
This window harbors:
- a CDS encoding uncharacterized protein (EggNog:ENOG410PR8S~COG:S), producing the protein MADLGFPCLPSDTGFPVEDRVKGLFFWLNCHGTGPLDIVVLMEWVGSALRKWAGSCFPCVLPENERRTPIHREQRPGVERVVPIYNNQQPKAIPPMKLVIYGDLPSPNEPHPPFLNISKWKTEGRDLASKLNKRKGLLSRVVSTNEQKRRMISAPTDFRRVPTQVNRRLSFRPLELSIYLPGNRLPDLPEFCDFDLDGPRVPPKAIWSPSFNSHHRRYSDTPSTFSVPRKPVGSLRDRSSLIGDQDSYMGHRSTLSDSRLSQSMSSPSINRFNNKRIALHNRSQSSPVASPTSPIGSNINEETPPLVGGNLLYSPVANSSAPSSPLSDFAMSTVPKTPPTRSDSFAHWLMNSPSSPNSVQQTLPKHSSSYTKRCRQISNSTVSTATSFTAASRRTHSLASSMTSAGTLYQSTPVRDVSDKTYELPLDNVSRGKLDYPRYEEVYPTIYESGQYRFTPTMPDSPRTFGTADIGLAF
- a CDS encoding uncharacterized protein (EggNog:ENOG410QDSP~COG:Z~BUSCO:727at33183), whose product is MASPTKSPTKQLSEKSALLSRTTPSISKPPLSTPKNRPGLPNRASMPPPATTTPAAKAPRQSPLATPNRLSKPGLQPRSSAISPAKRMSLRQTAAKSASPQSTGSPSSETNEGSVRIDSSFLDSSHDASQSPGASRLSLSPAAHRRSLSNSSSVAKELEDLKAKLRVMEKKRAEDREKMQLLETIQAEKEKYEGIIQKLQAKYQPQQQEIAHLRRQLKEAESRVEEIERLQAEHESILEMAALDREMAEEVAEAIKAEYEALKMRTEELELEVEVLREENQELGQVTSPEERSSQGWLQMERTNERLREALIRLRDMTQQQEADLKSQIKELEEDLEGYAALKARYESTKEQLTVTEANMEELKQQVEALGAEEMIEELSEKNMQYQEQISELKAAIEDLENLKELSDELEITHVETEKQLQDELDYRDSIYHEQNRKIAHQDEVIEDLEYTLSKFRELVTNLQSDLEDMRVSQQISETEANDLSARSRAMIDLNLKLQASAAKAQVKTIDLELGRMEAEESAQHLAIMKEYLPEYFDTEKNPILALLRFKRVGFKSSLMGNTVRERVAELSSPVALEPDSLTAYDLLEKLTWISLLCERFVKFVHGCSSEEFAKFEGALYELDPVERILNASIENLKRSELNERKCAEELQRSIALLSHLAETLIPPSTAASADEVYMQCVLTQTYMENTASSLSHLKLVLQTRLPEKEDDEEGSFLLQKIDALAGQARGSKVISGKITRSFDELRSSSLSLSEFSAEVFERTEQAAKEISEVARQLGENLLPLITEEGRAEPITYAEIVGSMAQTVASVCQPSAPQFDTSDALSFLANKIRMLGGYLDEASSVSSDLSQTIEFERLPAPWISRAKELKSNQTVSPDTEEELRRLRSELNEASTALGLKDKVFEEQTIKIELLESRMREAGKKAALVKEMESKLEASHSKEVELLDIMDRQSGDIQNIAKERDDYRNKWEKLKRASGSDGSSVGPDGTIPVNAAASLSVIRENDALRAEVASLQAAVRFLRDDNRRAHLLDPYSVQRANHIQSWLDTPLVCPKVTPHSGSSERLATSESQDVLSYLVKLTKESKLVDIKSSLPADSSNRLAWRPIKSTVRYHAIKQREQYEQWSQWKDEIVHQERARGRKERKKSIFCLEKHRVNQSSVVDSGNSFLSSRNTGAMDPAWEMLGMQKDEVPQHVPVYGSSEGVAIVDS
- a CDS encoding uncharacterized protein (EggNog:ENOG410QDSP~COG:Z), which gives rise to MAGHVVGQVISLPDRRRAIIRFIGATHFAPGEWIGIELEEPTGKNDGAVQGERYFDCEQNYGMFIRPTAVTAVLEQPRKEDAKPPPKHLSQDIRGRAPSTTPGSKTGTRRQSVLSTTAVKRQGSNTSSPSPVSKLAAQGRSLRVSYSILS